From the Lolium rigidum isolate FL_2022 chromosome 2, APGP_CSIRO_Lrig_0.1, whole genome shotgun sequence genome, one window contains:
- the LOC124692638 gene encoding probable protein phosphatase 2C 21 isoform X1 produces MLPMSRAIGDFYFKSNETLLATEQAVTCNPDVRPEAITHDTDFLLIASDGIWDFVSSQEAVDFVQEKFAGGTSDLRTICEELLDHCYSSKGNSTVILVQFRHAARLPHPSPDLPVAHPTDAGGSSNPSSSSAGITQDTGADAKATTDTNAENKEDVALVAPST; encoded by the exons ATGTTACCCATGTCCAGAGCTATTG GTGATTTTTACTTCAAGTCGAACGAAACTTTGCTTGCTACGGAACAGGCAGTGACATGTAATCCTGACGTTCGCCCT GAGGCCATAACTCATGATACTGATTTTCTTCTTATAGCAAGTGACGGCATCTG GGATTTTGTGTCAAGTCAGGAAGCTGTTGATTTTGTACAAGAAAAGTTCGCCGGA GGGACGTCAGATCTGCGTACCATTTGTGAGGAGCTTCTTGATCATTGCTATAGCTCGAAGGGCAACTCAACGGTGATACTGGTTCAGTTCAGGCATGCCGCCAGGCTTCCTCATCCATCCCCCGACCTGCCAGTGGCCCACCCAACCGACGCTGGTGGCAGTAGCAACCCATCTTCTTCCAGTGCCGGCATCACTCAAGACACTGGTGCTGACGCCAAGGCCACTACTGACACCAACGCCGAGAACAAGGAAGATGTAGCCCTCGTGGCTCCATCAACT TAG
- the LOC124692638 gene encoding probable protein phosphatase 2C 21 isoform X2: MLPMSRAIGDFYFKSNETLLATEQAVTCNPDVRPEAITHDTDFLLIASDGIWDFVSSQEAVDFVQEKFAGGTSDLRTICEELLDHCYSSKGNSTVILVQFRHAARLPHPSPDLPVAHPTDAGGSSNPSSSSAGITQDTGADAKATTDTNAENKEDVALVAPST; this comes from the exons ATGTTACCCATGTCCAGAGCTATTG GTGATTTTTACTTCAAGTCGAACGAAACTTTGCTTGCTACGGAACAGGCAGTGACATGTAATCCTGACGTTCGCCCT GAGGCCATAACTCATGATACTGATTTTCTTCTTATAGCAAGTGACGGCATCTG GGATTTTGTGTCAAGTCAGGAAGCTGTTGATTTTGTACAAGAAAAGTTCGCCGGA GGGACGTCAGATCTGCGTACCATTTGTGAGGAGCTTCTTGATCATTGCTATAGCTCGAAGGGCAACTCAACGGTGATACTGGTTCAGTTCAGGCATGCCGCCAGGCTTCCTCATCCATCCCCCGACCTGCCAGTGGCCCACCCAACCGACGCTGGTGGCAGTAGCAACCCATCTTCTTCCAGTGCCGGCATCACTCAAGACACTGGTGCTGACGCCAAGGCCACTACTGACACCAACGCCGAGAACAAGGAAGATGTAGCCCTCGTGGCTCCATCAACTTAG
- the LOC124690320 gene encoding putative cyclin-F2-1: MDPCSFELISGTPLSAVFSGCVDQSATTEFDDAYLRAVGALPSLAPVRFASSSPIHHATALHDSIELPATCEVSDYDADIDFNLREMEKDAKQWPSPEYLKTVQGGRMTKSRRAELVSWMDDFTRYFDLAPGTLHRAVSYVDRVLSQRTLPETDTEHQLQLLGATAVYTAAKYEEQCSTHKLNATAVAGICGLDTTSKEVIAMELVMVEALEYDLSGPTAYTFVEHFMRYAGRGEQDSEVRRLAHHLANRSLYDYSLLQLLPSVVAASAVFLARLILNPNAIDVRQWNEDFEELTGYKPTDIILGIESLYMKNHDSRFDVVPDFLEGQLMDFRFFFEMGQCPDGF, encoded by the coding sequence ATGGATCCCTGCAGTTTTGAGCTTATTTCGGGTACTCCTCTCTCCGCCGTCTTCTCAGGCTGCGTCGATCAGTCGGCGACGACTGAGTTTGACGACGCCTACCTCCGGGCCGTCGGCGCACTTCCTTCACTTGCACCTGTCCGCTTCGCTTCTTCCTCCCCCATCCATCACGCCACGGCACTACACGACTCCATCGAGCTCCCGGCGACGTGCGAGGTGTCCGACTACGATGCTGACATCGACTTCAACCTCCGGGAGATGGAGAAGGACGCCAAGCAGTGGCCCTCGCCGGAGTATCTGAAGACGGTGCAGGGAGGTCGGATGACCAAGTCCAGGCGCGCGGAGCTCGTGTCCTGGATGGACGACTTCACCCGCTACTTCGACCTTGCCCCCGGCACGCTGCACCGCGCCGTCTCCTACGTCGACCGCGTCCTCTCGCAGCGAACCCTGCCGGAGACTGACACGGAGCACCAGCTCCAGCTCCTGGGCGCCACGGCCGTCTACACCGCCGCCAAATACGAGGAGCAGTGCTCAACACACAAGCTGAACGCCACGGCCGTCGCCGGGATCTGCGGGCTCGACACGACCAGCAAGGAGGTGATCGCCATGGAGCTCGTCATGGTGGAGGCGCTGGAATACGACCTCAGCGGACCCACGGCCTACACCTTCGTCGAGCACTTCATGAGgtacgccggcagaggagagcaggATTCGGAGGTTCGGCGGCTGGCGCATCACCTCGCCAACAGATCGCTCTACGACTACAGCCTGCTGCAGCTCCTGCCATCCGTggtggcggcgtcggcggtcTTCCTCGCCCGGCTAATCCTGAACCCGAACGCCATCGACGTGCGGCAGTGGAACGAAGACTTCGAGGAGCTCACGGGGTACAAGCCCACGGACATCATCCTTGGCATCGAGTCCTTGTACATGAAGAATCACGATTCTCGCTTCGACGTGGTGCCAGACTTCTTGGAAGGCCAATTGATGGATTTtaggttttttttcgaaatggggcagTGCCCTGATGGATTTTAG